The proteins below are encoded in one region of Stenotrophomonas bentonitica:
- a CDS encoding DUF4291 domain-containing protein, whose protein sequence is MTTIIIPARQIRAQYDDATLRVYQAYSDTIAESALKHQTFVAPPFKMERMTWIKPSFLWMMYRAGWGYKDEGQARILAIDIAREGFEWALAHSCASHPEPGMGEQEWDALKKRSPVRVQWDPERDLHHRPLEHRAIQVGLSGEAVRLYAGDWIKRITDVTPLAHRIHALVAEDRLEEAKATLPIERPYLPG, encoded by the coding sequence ATGACAACGATAATAATTCCGGCGCGGCAGATCCGCGCCCAGTACGATGATGCCACCCTCCGCGTTTACCAGGCCTACTCGGATACCATCGCCGAGAGTGCCCTGAAGCACCAGACCTTTGTCGCACCGCCGTTCAAGATGGAGCGGATGACGTGGATCAAGCCCTCCTTCCTGTGGATGATGTATCGCGCAGGCTGGGGCTACAAGGACGAGGGTCAGGCCCGGATCCTTGCGATCGACATTGCCCGCGAGGGCTTTGAGTGGGCATTGGCGCACAGCTGCGCCAGCCATCCCGAACCGGGGATGGGCGAGCAGGAGTGGGATGCGCTGAAGAAGCGTTCTCCCGTACGGGTGCAATGGGACCCCGAACGCGACCTGCACCACCGCCCCCTTGAGCACCGCGCGATCCAGGTTGGCCTGAGTGGTGAAGCTGTCCGCCTCTACGCCGGGGATTGGATCAAAAGGATTACCGACGTCACACCCCTTGCCCATCGGATACATGCGCTGGTAGCGGAGGATCGGCTGGAGGAAGCGAAGGCCACCCTTCCCATTGAAAGACCGTACTTGCCGGGCTGA
- a CDS encoding Imm74 family immunity protein: MIREVTRGCIKVAMEEKTATIPGEMFFPENGNLGFTLFLDQVGCWDPPHEDVEIGKDEVDHIVAGIRADFEKGGHVLNIA; encoded by the coding sequence ATGATTAGGGAGGTCACCAGGGGTTGCATAAAGGTTGCGATGGAGGAGAAAACCGCAACCATACCCGGGGAGATGTTCTTCCCGGAGAACGGGAACTTGGGGTTTACTTTGTTTCTAGACCAAGTTGGATGCTGGGATCCGCCGCACGAGGATGTTGAGATTGGTAAGGACGAGGTTGATCACATCGTTGCAGGGATCAGGGCGGACTTCGAAAAGGGTGGGCATGTTCTCAACATCGCATGA